The genomic segment ACTATTATCGTGTTTCATTGGTTCAAGTTTATCAAACGATGTCATACAAGAGTCATATCGTATCAGAGCCttagttttttaaaatcaaGCTTTTTTTAAGTCATcttgtcataatttatttttgtgtCTTTATTTATTCGGGCCGTAGTTTGGTTGAgatcattgtttttttttatgcttagagtcgaacaaaaaaattaaaaattcgtCCAAAATATGCGATTAGATTTTTTAAGTGtgaaaagatttgattttatagagttttgaataataaaatctctATCGTATATCTTATTTACTTCAAATGGGATTCttgattgattttttttccttatttATGACTCTAAACTTTCTCAAAGTTTTGATTATTTCAAACCTATCACATATTATCCTAACATATCTTCAATATTTACCTACCATTTGAATCAATTTTTGTCCTTAGTTGCATCTAAGTCCCTAGAGCTTTCATCTATTCAATTTATATCCTTTTGAGTCATAAAATTGCTATGAGGTCTCTTAGATTTTAAGTGTGCAATCTGGTCTCTAAACTTCAAGTTGTTCCAATCTCATTCTTCAAATTTTGGGGACGACGATGCGAAAGTTGAAGGATGAACAAGATTTGGggacaaatttttaaaaaaaataggaaTGATGATCATGCACGAGCTTCGAAAAGAAACTAAAGTGAGAAATTGATGCGAGGAGAGCTTTCAAAAGAAATTGAAGTAAGAAATGAGCTGCACAAAGTTGATGAATCATATGGATTGAGCCAAGCCATTAACATGGATCATGAGAGAAATAAAAGTTCAAGATCAAGAATTTTTATTCTCATTGCTAGTTTTGAGctctttatttttataataaattgttagTGGTTTGATTCTAGAGTGGATTACATATTagtaggttttttttttttcttgtaatTTTCGTAACTTGATTTTGTGGGATATATAGAAAGTTGTCTAGAGCTTATATTAAGTCTATTATGGTTAGGTTAGGTTTGCATTATCATATATACACCTTGTCCTTGttattttatggaaaaaaaaaagatcattTTGATTGAAATTCATCTTTGAAtttggagtgagtctcatgtgaacGGGTCatccctacccatattcacaataaaaagtaatactcttagcataaaaagtaatactctttaatgggtgacccaaataaaagatccgtctcacaaatacgacccgtgagaccgtctcacacaagtttttgccttgaatttGAGGGCTCGAAGAGTCATATGTGATTTTCATTCCAATTTCGGTCTTTATGATCTATCATAAACTTATCAAGATAAATCCATGAGGTGTTCTAATTTGGATACCTTTGGTTATTACCTGGATTATAGACAATAGGTCAAGGTACGTTACGGATTCTTTTGCTTCTTGCTTCATTGTAGTGATGGTTCTAGGTACGATTTCAAGTGCCTTAGTTCTTGTCAAAATTATAGACAATGGGTTAAGGCGGAATCATATATCGAGGTTCttgtagggatgtaaatgaaccgaactgttcgcgagcttttcggatctcggctcgttaaaaagctcgttcgttaagcttatcgagccgagcccgagccttattttgggctcgatAATTTTGTggagccgagcttgagattaatgatgttcggctcgttagctcgtgaacatgttcgataataggttcgtgagctcaaaattgagctcggctcgtttagctggctcgtgagctcTAGCTCGAGCTCGGTTCGTTTAAGTGATTcacgagctcggctcgtttaggtagatcgtgagctcgaatttgagataattaatgagttataatattaaaataattatgtatgataaataataataaattaaaaattaaaaattatattaaaaatgtgaatgttatggcaataatcactagtagaaaaatcggattttacttcggcaggctttacttcggcaataataaattacgaagtaatacattaccaataacttcagtaataacacaagcgaagtaaataatatattttacttcggatgtttaaaaacacgggcttcactatatttttttattatactagtatttaacccgtgcgatgcacgggatgatattattaaaaattagtgaaaaatgaatagatatttaaatgtaaaaaataatacaattataaaaaataaaaataaaaactattttttcgctaattttaaaaggtttcttaaatacaacgcatgttgattaatttttttggctaataatcactatcatatatcaaaattttagatcgtGTTAGCCTAAGGCAAGACATGATGCTTATCGTGTTTAGCGTATTGATGTCGGCCATCaaccttaatacatatttaattctttactTTTCaagaagttatatattattattttttaacatatgataataaaatatttttaaatcacattcaataaaattaatgagaaatattttttaaaaaattcagtaaTTCCGTCTAAATCCACATTtacaaacaattttgtgacatgacacgtgtttgacacatttgaatgatcacaataatattttcatcaatatctttatcctAATGAGTTGTGATTTAATTTACAAAATCTCTTCGTAATATACACAACAGTCTATTATtacgaaagaaaaatgaaacatgtgatcataagtaaattatgtataaatcaaaaaagttatttttattaACATTGTCAACAAATTTTATAATGTGTCTTCAAATAAGATGCTTGCTTTCTTTAGAATTGATTTAATCATTTCCATTACGGGACATTATATTATCATGTATCCAtgaactttgtaatatagaagaaaattatcacattagtaatacgtaataattaaaattttgtacaaatataagaataatattttttacttcttgataataaaagatagatttcaaacttaatttcTCGTTGTTTTTATATGTAGGTATTTCATAACACAGaacaaatataaatttaaacgaacattacatcttggaaggattcaactcatatatggtgctgaaaagaagagtcatttcagaattcaattttggaatagataaatttaataagataaattgaataaaattggtttctaatataatatgcaatattgcattatttataatttaaaattcaaataagacatccCAAGAGAAAAAAGTATACATTGGATTATTTTTacagaattatatcatacattaactctttcaaattatgaAAATCCCGAATTGCATGCAATCATTGAGTGTCAAACATTTCTTATTATTGAGGGTAATATACatatttatttagaataatttaattatcatttgaaactcttttgaatctatctcttttaattttcttgtgctctcttatttgaatttttaagaagaaaattcaagatatacaatatacatatgtttttggaagaaaactacaatgcattaattctttcaaattaaagtaatttcgaaataaaatgtatttgggataaaaaatttatgattattaaatagtAAATTAATGTCAATTGAAAAATTTTGTTGTAATGATAACTTTTAAcactcaaccaattttatttttagaaaatttaaacaaactaattaaatattgtatttaacTATACtgaatatttagcgacggtttgtcgctaaaaaaccgtcgctgatttaatcagcgacggtttttcaaaaaagcCGTCGCTAATAGCAACGGTATTTCAAAaagccgtcgctaatagcgacggttttaacgagccgagctcgagccgagcccgagcttcaaaacttccgaacgagccgagcccgagcttcaaaccAAAAGCTCGTAAcgagctcgagccgagcccgagccgagaAAATAGTTTAacaagccgagctcgagcctgatactgttcggctcggctcggctcatttacatccctaggtTCTTTCTTGTATAAACAACGAATCAAAGTTCTTCTTACAATATTATATTAAtgtgttgttttatttttgtcTCTTGTTTTAAATAAATCGTGTCGTGCTTAATTTTTAAGTCCTAGGAAaaataagaatttaaaatactatTATCATATTCCCTTTATTCAAGTTTATCAAACGATGTCACACGAGGGTCGTATAATTTGATACGAGAGctttaacttttaaaaataagtGTTTTTGTTCAGTCATCTTGTCAtaattttttgtctttttttattGGGCCATAGTTATATTGAGATagttgttttgtttatttttttaatctcataatcggaaaaaaaaaaaatttaaaattcatccAAAAATGTGGTTAGATATTTTAAGTGTGAAaagatttgaatttgaaaagttttaaataataaaatctctaTCATATATCTTTTTTTAAGGTAAAACTCTTAACTTTATTGATTCAAATCATCAATTACAAAATTAACCAACCAAGAAATAAATTCACCATTTAACCAAACAAAAGGTGAaggcgaaaaaaaaaaaaagcaaaacaAGCAATATTGTGAGCCACATTATTCGATGATCGATCAACATGAATGCAATCATAAATCGCAGGACTCTTCAAACGCTCCCTGATAGTTGTTGCACAAAGTCCCATGTAGTCGAGATCTTCTTGTTCAGTAGTGACTGCTTGCACTGCCAATAGAGAATCAGATGCTACTTGTACATCAGTAAAACCTTTATCGTAGATAAGAAGAATTCCTTCCCGGATCGCCAGCAATTCACCATGTACGACTGATAAAGGTTTGTTTATCTGTTTTCCAAACGCACCTGATTTTCACGAACTACCCCATCAATACTAAAATGATGCCTCTTCTCGTCCACAGCCGCATCCACATTAAGCTTGAAAGAGCAATGCCTTGACAGTGTCCATCTCTTCTCTGGATTTCTTTGCAGAGGTATATCAGCTATTTCCTCTTTGTTTTTGGCTTTGCGAAAATCAGATACAAGAGTTAAGCTCTAGGAAATATCTGTTGCAAGTGGCATCTTCTTCTCCCTATGGATAGCATTTTGCTTCTCTCGCCAAACCGCCCACGTGTGAGTTGCAAAATTTTAAAAGTCTGCCTTAGATAATTGCTATTTCAACCACAGACAAAGTTCCAAAGTGCAAGATTGAGAGCCACCTCGTAGGACTGGAGCAAACATAGTTTTATTCCACAAATGTTTAATTGCAGCGCAGAAGAATAGAGCATGACAAGTTGAGTCCATCGGGAAATTGCATAAGCTGCAAGATTCGTTGACCGGAACATGTTTTCGATAAAGATTTTGGTTTGTCGGAATGCAATCGTGTGAGATACTCCACCAAAATATGCGTATCTTCGGTGGGATGTATAGATTCCAAATAAAAGACCACCATTCTTCATTAGGATGCACCGACTGATGGGTTGGAATTATGAATAACCCCCGTTGAAGTAGGCATCCATCTTTTACTATATATCAGCCCTTGGCATCATACCAGAAGAAGGAATCACGTACCCCAGCATCATTCAGTGGGATTTTGAGAATTTCACCAGCTATATAAAGATTGAAGCTGGCTGAGATCAAGTCCGTATCCCATCCTCCATTTCTGATCAATATACTAACAAAATGCTCGCGATCCCAAGTAGAGGTCGAATCACCAAGTATGTCTTGCATGCTTGGTATCCATCTAtccttaaatatattttttactttttctGTCTCCCACTCTCCAGATTAAGCCCTTCACCAGGATTTCTCTACTCCATAAGATCGATCGCCAAATGTAAGAGGGATTATTACCCAAACTTTCTTGTAGTACCAGACCATGTCTAAAGTACTTTCCTTTCAAAACTCTATCAGCTAGAGAGTTTGGACACCGAATAAGGCATACATAATTTCTTGGCTAGCAAAGCTCTATTAAATTCAGCTAGTTTCCTGAATCCAAGGCCGACCCTAATTTTTGATTGGCATAGGAAATCCCAAGTTTTTTAATGCAGTTTCCTCTTACCATTATCAACTCCCCACCAGAAATTCGCACATTCATGTTCAATATCTTCACAGACCAGGGTGGGTATCTTTAAACAAGACATAGCAAAGGTGGGAACAGCTTGAAGAATTGATTTTATTAGTATCTCCTTCCCCCCAGTGGAGAACCATTTGTTACCCTACCCTAGGATTCGCTGGACCACTCTATCTGTCAGATATTTAAATTGGAGTCTCACTTATCAAAGAAAAAGTCGGGAGTCCCAAGTATAAATCATGTTGATGGACACCAGGAATAGTCAAGATATTCTTTATCGTATCCACAAGCGATGGATGAGTATTGGGGCTGAAAGATAAAGCTGACGTATCATAATTAACAAGCTGTCCCGAAGCCTTTTCATAAGTGGATAAACACTCCTTTACCTGTGCCCTTGTCTCCATTGTCTCTTTAAAGAACACCAGACTGTCATCTGCAAAGAATAGGTGAGAAACTGATGGACTATTATGTGCTATTTTTACTCCCGGGACTAAGTCTCTGCGCTCATATGCATTCAATAGAGAAGAAAGGCCATGAGCACATAAGACAAAGAGATAGGGAGACAGTGGATCTCCCTGGCGCAGTCTGCTGGTTGGTTTAATAGGGCCTGCCACTTCCTGGTTTATTCTGAAATAATATGAGACATATTTAACACAATTCATTATCCTTTCAACCCAATTATGCTCAAAACCCAATCTGATCATCATCTGCTGTAGAAAATCCCATTCCACTCGGTCATATGCCTTACTCATGTCCAGTTTAAGGGCTCCATATCGCTTGTGACCAGTTTTCCTGCATCTCAACCAATGCAGAACTTCAAATCCCACAATAATATTGTCTGTAATAAGGCGGCCTGGGATAAAAGCACTCTGAGAATCCTCAATAATTTTGAAGAGAAATGGCATAAGTCGATTGGTAAGGGACCTTGAGACAATTTTGTAGCAAACATAACATAAATTGATTCGGCAAAACTCTTTCATAAGCATCGGATTTTTTGTTTTGGGGATGAGCGTGACAAGCGTGTCATTCCAAGCCTCAAGTGGGGCACCTTCGTTGAGTACCCttagtaccacatctgtaacatcCATGCCAACTACATCCCAAAACTTCTGGTAATAAAGAGAAGATAATCCATCGGGACCAGGGGCTTTATCAGGATGCATATCAGACAGAGCTCGTCTAACCTCATTTGCAGTGAACGGAGCACCTAGTATCTGATTCAACTGATTATCAATTTTCGGCTCAACTGTATCCAAGACTCTTCCAATCTCATCTTCCGAACGGCTAGACGATGTGAATCAATAATGAAAATAGTCGAGTTCAATAGTCGACATTCCATCTCTATCTGTACACCAGTCCCCATGGCTTGAGATCAATCACGTGATTAAATTCTGAATTCTGCGACAAGAGGCTCTcgattgaaaatattttgtattatgATCCCCATCTTTGAGCCAAGatattctgctcttttgtcgcCAATACATCTCCTCCTGGGTGGCTAAATCCTCTACTTCCCTTTCTAGGATTTTTATTTGGATGACACTTTCTGACCTCTATGCACTTGTTCTCAACTGATTCAGTTGCGCATGTCTATCTTTCAGCCGTTTTGGTATTCGACGTAGCTTCCCAGCATCCCAGTTGGTCAGTGCATTCTTGCAAGAAGCGATACGCGCCAGAATAGACACATTGATATCCCGGTTACCCCACCCTTGCTCGACCACCTCCCTGCACTCGTCTTCCATCCACCAACCTTTTTCAAACCGAAATGGCAACAACAGGTTCCCTTTACTTGCTCGGAATT from the Primulina eburnea isolate SZY01 chromosome 3, ASM2296580v1, whole genome shotgun sequence genome contains:
- the LOC140827276 gene encoding uncharacterized protein, whose product is MREEEDSIILLVYERLPNFCYACGRLGHSLRDYEEESAHNEKLVFGAWMRASSHLRNAQGSRNGGAKRNQQVNHAMEAEEYNSPSKKRARKGEETLSMNDNEAVVALQPCLWWKHQLGFTWSFMVDCRGRSGGLALFWHELAAVTTKSYSNGHIDCIVHESEQVWHFTGIYGHPDTHMRHFSWELLQCLKDIAELGDLPWIVGGDFNEICYDSEKLGGNKRVARQMQAFREALELCELQDLHGTAAREMSLEFYHSYHRPICMNLHELRTQFRASKGNLLLPFRFEKGWWMEDECREVVEQGWGNRDINVSILARIASCKNALTNWDAGKLRRIPKRLKDRHAQLNHRSEDEIGRVLDTVEPKIDNQLNQILGAPFTANEVRRALSDMHPDKAPGPDGLSSLYYQKFWDVVGMDVTDVVLRVLNEGAPLEAWNDTLVTLIPKTKNPMLMKEFCRINLCYVCYKIVSRSLTNRLMPFLFKIIEDSQSAFIPGRLITDNIIVGFEVLHWLRCRKTGHKRYGALKLDMSKAYDRVEWDFLQQMMIRLGFEHNWVERIMNCVKYVSYYFRINQEVAGPIKPTSRLRQGDPLSPYLFVLCAHGLSSLLNAYERRDLVPGVKIAHNSPSVSHLFFADDSLVFFKETMETRAQIPTLVCEDIEHECANFWWGVDNAKNKEEIADIPLQRNPEKRWTLSRHCSFKLNVDAAVDEKRHHFSIDGVVRENQCKQSLLNKKISTTWDFVQQLSGSV